From a region of the Corallococcus coralloides DSM 2259 genome:
- a CDS encoding LemA family protein produces the protein MGDATRTRQGPGAVAYDDVNELIATATRLMQKDAAPDTLTPDDLRRIGEELDIPARYVDQALEALARRREEQVREAQARERLSRLRRARLKQGAWAGVALAGVLAVSGLVVRNGLTTSLAEVAQKRAQVRNVLERRETLHARLDQLTPGLNRDAEVAGADNRVAVEQRRYDERAAAYNASAASFPTSWVARLSGLPASLPLSSEVSSW, from the coding sequence ATGGGTGACGCGACACGGACGCGGCAGGGCCCTGGGGCCGTCGCCTATGACGACGTCAACGAGCTTATCGCCACCGCCACCCGGCTGATGCAGAAGGACGCCGCGCCGGACACGCTCACCCCGGACGACCTGCGGCGCATCGGCGAGGAGCTGGACATCCCCGCGCGCTACGTGGACCAGGCGCTGGAGGCGCTGGCCCGCCGCCGCGAGGAGCAGGTCCGCGAGGCCCAGGCCCGCGAGCGTCTGTCGCGCCTGCGCCGCGCGAGGCTCAAGCAGGGAGCGTGGGCGGGAGTGGCGCTCGCGGGCGTGCTGGCCGTGTCGGGGCTCGTGGTGCGCAACGGGCTCACCACCTCGCTGGCGGAGGTGGCGCAGAAGCGGGCTCAGGTGCGCAACGTGCTGGAGCGCCGCGAGACGCTGCATGCGCGCTTGGATCAGCTCACGCCCGGTTTGAATCGCGACGCGGAGGTGGCGGGCGCGGACAACCGCGTGGCGGTGGAGCAGCGCCGCTACGACGAACGCGCCGCGGCCTACAACGCCTCCGCCGCTTCCTTTCCCACGAGCTGGGTGGCCCGCCTGAGCGGACTGCCTGCTTCGCTGCCGCTGTCCTCGGAGGTCTCCTCATGGTGA
- a CDS encoding vWA domain-containing protein produces the protein MGHEKPIEPFSDLHREGDHVRAVLLHDPTVEGLDMAIYMDASGSMREEYTYKAQSRTFLEWLRGAPMKEASNDVEPQVRWMLEYLATKDRNGLLRVAYWACGTNGRQVEPVGELKGTDVKQYKFPGAKQLGGYTYLEPALRDYVKYLEEQVKVGARRGCAIIVTDGRLHDAEAVEKFSAEVAKKIASGRLPRINFVLVGVGDDIDEEQLEHIAHAEFPGVGHLWCHRIAKEITQVAELVAVLVDETMTVAAGGTIYDDKGKVLKTYEGRLPAVLEFDVPEEAKSFTLEVNGQRYTQPLPDEDHDEDEDHH, from the coding sequence ATGGGACACGAGAAGCCGATCGAGCCGTTTTCGGACCTGCACCGCGAAGGGGACCATGTGCGCGCGGTGCTGCTGCACGACCCCACGGTGGAGGGCCTGGACATGGCCATCTACATGGACGCGTCCGGCAGCATGCGCGAGGAGTACACCTACAAGGCGCAGTCGCGCACCTTCCTGGAGTGGCTGCGCGGCGCGCCCATGAAGGAGGCCTCCAACGACGTGGAGCCGCAGGTCCGGTGGATGCTGGAGTATCTGGCCACCAAGGACCGCAACGGCCTCTTGCGCGTGGCCTACTGGGCCTGTGGCACCAACGGCCGCCAGGTGGAGCCCGTGGGTGAGCTCAAGGGCACCGACGTGAAGCAGTACAAGTTCCCCGGCGCGAAGCAGCTGGGCGGCTACACGTACCTGGAGCCCGCGCTGCGCGACTACGTGAAGTACCTGGAGGAGCAGGTGAAGGTGGGCGCCCGGCGCGGCTGCGCCATCATCGTCACCGACGGCCGCCTCCATGACGCCGAAGCGGTGGAGAAGTTCTCCGCGGAGGTGGCGAAGAAGATCGCCTCCGGGCGCCTGCCGCGCATCAACTTCGTGCTGGTGGGCGTGGGCGACGACATCGACGAGGAGCAGCTGGAGCACATCGCCCACGCGGAGTTCCCGGGCGTGGGCCACCTCTGGTGCCATCGCATCGCGAAGGAGATCACCCAGGTCGCGGAGCTGGTCGCCGTGCTGGTGGACGAGACCATGACGGTCGCCGCTGGCGGCACCATCTACGACGACAAGGGCAAGGTGCTGAAGACGTACGAGGGCCGCCTGCCCGCGGTGCTGGAGTTCGACGTGCCGGAGGAGGCCAAGAGCTTCACGCTGGAGGTGAACGGCCAGCGCTACACCCAGCCGCTCCCCGACGAAGACCACGACGAGGACGAGGACCACCACTGA
- a CDS encoding VOC family protein yields MRSFVKLLVTDAQASVRFYEGLGFERIASDPPILRLQWGGESDVYLVSHPSSLKLEGRKGMGVLVGFRAGSDGVDAVAAKAAALGAHVEGPTVQPWYTREIVVTDPDGYRLNFIEPA; encoded by the coding sequence ATGCGGTCGTTCGTGAAGCTGCTGGTGACGGATGCGCAGGCGTCCGTGCGTTTCTATGAGGGCCTCGGCTTCGAACGCATCGCGTCGGACCCTCCCATCCTCCGCCTCCAGTGGGGCGGCGAGTCAGACGTGTACCTCGTGAGCCATCCTTCAAGCCTGAAGCTGGAGGGACGAAAGGGCATGGGCGTGCTCGTGGGCTTCCGCGCGGGCTCGGACGGCGTGGACGCCGTGGCCGCGAAGGCCGCCGCATTGGGCGCGCACGTGGAAGGCCCCACGGTGCAGCCCTGGTACACCCGCGAAATCGTCGTCACGGACCCGGACGGCTACCGGCTCAACTTCATCGAGCCCGCCTGA
- a CDS encoding TPM domain-containing protein, whose product MVKTVLLTLLLPVLALAEVPSITRPVTDPRGMLTSRETEVVSKALVDLRAAKQVQMAVLLVDTTDGQPIEDYAAEVFRRWKGGAAGENNGLLLVIARADRRSRLEVGYGLEASLTDGEATALLHAQGPLLREGRFEPALLAIIAGVDAQVSAGGFSGASATTPPWTPAESSWFLVALFVTACLMARLLLQVQASGFRSQRGLTMAALLVVLPAAALVSVGWSGPRSPLFILVAYGVLMGVFFWGWRLFQQLKTSIWGLVLLLSPMLILAYSQLKKDPLLHLADFLFWMLFGALFAFPVALMVGLLGILLFRNVWYPGSRSTWDAYGSGGGTSSSDWTVSSMSSSYDSSSSYGSSSSSSSDLSSSSSDWGGGGGSSGGGGGSDSW is encoded by the coding sequence ATGGTGAAGACCGTCCTGTTGACGTTGCTGTTGCCCGTGCTGGCCCTGGCCGAGGTTCCCTCCATCACGCGGCCGGTGACGGATCCGCGGGGGATGCTGACCTCGCGGGAGACGGAGGTCGTCTCCAAGGCCCTGGTGGACCTGCGCGCCGCGAAGCAGGTGCAGATGGCGGTGCTGCTCGTGGACACCACGGACGGCCAGCCCATCGAGGACTACGCGGCGGAGGTCTTCCGGCGATGGAAGGGCGGTGCGGCGGGAGAGAACAATGGCCTGCTGCTCGTCATCGCGCGCGCGGACCGCCGCTCCCGGCTGGAGGTGGGCTACGGACTGGAGGCCTCGCTGACGGATGGCGAGGCGACGGCCCTGCTGCACGCGCAGGGACCGCTCTTGCGCGAGGGCCGGTTCGAACCGGCGCTGCTCGCCATCATCGCGGGCGTGGATGCGCAGGTGTCCGCCGGAGGGTTCTCGGGTGCCAGCGCCACGACGCCGCCCTGGACCCCGGCGGAGTCGTCCTGGTTCCTGGTGGCGCTGTTCGTCACGGCGTGCCTGATGGCGCGGCTGCTGCTCCAGGTCCAGGCTTCGGGCTTCCGGAGCCAGCGCGGGCTCACGATGGCGGCGCTGCTGGTGGTGCTGCCGGCGGCCGCGCTCGTCTCCGTCGGATGGTCCGGGCCCAGGTCTCCGCTGTTCATCCTCGTCGCGTATGGCGTGCTGATGGGGGTGTTCTTCTGGGGATGGAGGCTGTTCCAGCAGCTCAAGACATCGATCTGGGGGCTGGTGCTGCTCCTCTCGCCCATGTTGATCCTCGCCTACAGCCAGTTGAAGAAGGACCCCCTCCTCCACCTGGCGGACTTCCTTTTCTGGATGCTGTTCGGCGCCCTCTTCGCGTTTCCCGTGGCCTTGATGGTCGGCCTGCTGGGCATCCTTCTCTTCCGGAACGTGTGGTACCCGGGAAGCCGCTCGACCTGGGACGCCTACGGCTCGGGAGGCGGGACCTCTTCGTCGGACTGGACCGTCAGCAGCATGTCCTCGAGCTACGACTCCTCGTCCAGCTACGGCTCCTCGTCGTCCTCCAGCAGTGACTTGTCCAGTTCGTCCTCGGATTGGGGCGGCGGTGGCGGAAGCTCTGGCGGAGGCGGTGGCAGTGACTCCTGGTAG